The segment TGACTAGATACATTGATGGATTTTACATGAGAAAGACGAAAATCCCATATAAAATCAGGATGAACAAAAGGCGCAATAAATCCACCACTGGCAGCATCAACATGAATCGGAATTAAATAGTCTGAATGCTCAGATATTGATTCTAAAACAGCATTTATTTTCTCAACCTCATCCATCACCAAGGTTGTTGTTGCGCCCAAAGTACAAACAACACCGATGGTGCCTTTATCTATATTTTCTTTAAGTTGAGATAAATTCCACCTAAGATTTTCATAATCTTTTTGTATAATTTTCAGCTCTACATCGAGCGCTTTCGCTGCCGAAACAAAAGCAACATGACTGGTTTGATGAATGATCAGATTAGGTTTTATCGTGCTATCTGGATGATGAACTTTCCAATGATTTTTAAATAATAAGATTGCTAAAAAAATTGCTTCTGAAGATCCGGATGTCGGAAAAAATTGATATCGCTCAGGAGAAGCAGCATGAAACATATTCAATAAAAAATTACCGCAATATTGCGACATTTCTTCTATTTCAGGATATGCACAACTATCAACTGCATTAATAGATGAAAATTTTATAAATACTTCTTCCGCCTCTTTGGACATATAGGTAGAAGAAAAAGCACCTAGATTTTTGACAGCTCTATTTTTGGTATCAAAATCACACAGTAAATCATCCATGACTATCTCTTTTTTTAATATTTTTATTGAGTGTAATAACGAATGCTCCACATCAATCCTACAAACAAGGCAAGAACGCTTGAGAGCCGAAGAAACATGCTTGCATATTTGTGATGCTTCATTTGTTCATATAAATATAAAAATGGATGCTCCATAATTATTTTTTTAAGCATTATTTTACTTACTTGTTGTGGGAATCCACCTCTACCACTTTCATGAATTGTGATATCTGGATCAACATTCACTTCAATGAATACACCTCTCGTCTTGGCAATAGGTTTTGTGATGTCTTCGCACAATACATCAAAACCTGCTAGATTCAGGCCTAAAGCTTCGGCTGCACGTACAGCCAATTTTTGATTATCTTCGCACACAATTTTAGGATTTAAACCTACAAAGGTGCCACCATGTGTTGAATTACAGATATAACGCAAAGGTATCTTTTCTCCCGCTTCGGGTACTGTATCAACACTGATATTTAAATCTTTGAAAATAGTCCAAGTTTCTTCATTTAAAGAAATTGGTCCCGTAGGAATCGTCTTTTTTTGCGATTTTCTTTTTTCATTTTGAATTTTAATTAATTCACGAATTGCATTTTTCCCATCCCCAATAATATGGGCAGGAATCCGCTCAACGAGTCCTATAACTTTACCATAATATACCAGAACTCTATAGGAACGTAAGCCTGGGTGGTATTCTTCTAAGCTAATACATTTAGTTAATTTAATATATTTATTAACATATTCCATCAATTTTTCTTCATCTTTGATGTTGCAAACCACTTTATAACCACAAGCGGTATCCCAAGTTGGCTTTGCAACCAATGGATATGTTAAATCTTCTGTGCTCCAATCATCTTTTTTAAACTGCTCCAAGGTAAACCCCGTTGATTTTGGTACTGGGATATTCGCCATCTCAAGCAGCTTATTCGTACTAAATTTATTGGCGCCAATAGATGCACTCACAACGCTATTAAAAGGCGTCAAACCACCTCGGAAGTAATATACATTTTTGCCTAAAGTAAAATAGAATCCAGCCATCTCTCTTTCCAATCGGACTGGATGCAATCCTAGATCTTGTGCGCTTTTATAGTACAATTTTGCGATATTATGCATATAACAATAAAAATATTATTGGCTTATGTTCAGTGTAACAGATAATTCCATGTATGTGAGACGAAGAATGCAAACTGTATAAAAATATAGAATCTTATTAGGACAGCCAAAATTAAGTATTTTATAAAAATACTATTTTGTGCTTTTTTTCTAATGTAAATTGGAGACAAAAATTAATAAGACAATGCTTTTTGTACTGAATTTTAAGCAATCACATGAATCTAAGAAACAAAGTCAGAAACTCAAACAATTCCCTTATTACTGAAAGAAATTCTAGCTCAAATATTTTTAGTGAAGCAACTTCATGTGGCAGCAACTTCATGTGGCTGTCCTATGTTTTTATGTGAATGCTCATTACTTTTACAGAGTGGCCATAAAGAGCGTCGTTTCCAATGATTTGCCAACCTAATTTTTCATACCACTGCGGAATGCTTTGATCAAAAGCTAAGAGATATATAGTTGGATATTTTAATTGTTGCGCTTTATGCTTAACTGCATTAATAAGTGCTTGTGCAATACCTTTCCCACGATATTCTGGTAATACAAACAAAGATGCTAACCAAGGTATTAAGTCAGGTCGGATGCCATCTGTTATTCGTACAGAGCTTGTGCCAACAGGCTTATTATCTTGTAATGCAATATAAGTGATGGGTAATGACTCTGTATTTAAATGATCATGCAATTTCAATATTGTTTTTTCATAGCGAGCCTGTGGATTGTAATGCCCCCATGTTTCAAATATCCATTTCGCTACCAATGGTATATATTCTGGATGATCTTTTAAATATGCGACCGTTAAACCCATGCTCATTGAACCTTAAAATGAAAAATATTAGCTTTAATCACTTACAGCGTTAGATTTGAGGAAAGAATCAATCAATATAGGTTTTTTTGAGCTATTAATAGCCACACCTATTAAAGAGGATTGTAAAATCAACCCTTTTTCAGCATGATATATTTCTTGAATAAATTTAATGCGTAATTTAGATTCAAGCATCATCTGACAGCTAACGCTAAAATCATCACCAGACTCCAGAGATTTTCTATATTTTTGCTGAGACTCGATGGCTACCAAATAAATTTCTCTCTGGGTAAGCTTCTTAAAATTCAAACCAATACTATCTAAGAACTCATGCCGAGTATGTTCCAAATAATTCAAATAAACAGAATTATTAACAATTCCTTGCATATCACATTCATAATCTCGTACTTTAAAAGATAGAGTAAAAATATTATTGCTGTTTAAATCATTCAACATACCGCGTTCTCTTTTTTTGAAAAATCATAATAATCTAAATATAGTCACAGCACATGAACTTTACCCGCAAGGGGCACAATGTCGGGTAGGCGTCAAGCCTTGAGCAACCGGAGTGCACTAAAGGTACATGAGGATTGCGAGATGGCGAAGACAACACCTCAGGCATTGTGCCCCTTGCGGACAAAACTCATGTGCGAAGACTATATCTCTTAATTTACCAAGGCAATAACTCTTTCTGATAACTATAAAACATTTCTGGCAGCTTATGCGCTTGCTCAATCACTTCATACAAAGCTTTGACCGAAGTTTCTGTATCAATCAAAGCATTCAAACCGCCCATGTCTGTTTTTACCCAACCAGGGTGGAGAACCAATACTTTCACACCTTTATCTTGCAAATCAATTTGTAAACTTCGCATCATGGCATTGAGGGCTGCCTTGCTAGAACGGTAAGCATAATATTGTCCAGAGGTATTATCTGCAATACTACCCATTCTGCTGGTAATATTGACGATGGTTTTTGTGCTTCCTCTTAGAATAGCATCTAGCACTGTTTGCGTCATTAAGATGGGGGCAAAGGTATTTGTCATAAAGACTTTCTGTAAAGCATCTATATTTAAATTACCAATGCTTTGATCTTGGTCACCATAAATACCAGCATTATTAATAAGGACATCTATGGTTTTAGTTTCAAAATATTTTTTTAATTTTTCATAAGCTTGAAAATGTGTAACATCGAAAGTAATCGTTTCTATGTTACTATATTTTTCTACTAATTTTTCAAATTCAGGATTACTTTTTCGCACAATGGCATATACTTGCCATCCTAGTTGAGCGTATACTTTTACAAACTCTAAACCAATACCTCTGCTACAACCTGTAATTAATATTGCTTTAGTCATCTTAAAATCCTTGTAAGCAAAATGTGAATGTACCATTGAGCCAATCATTTTTTGAAGCTGCTTCTCGTTACAAAACCAAGAAAACAGATAGCTCTGTTTAAGGCATTATAATATATCTTTTTTTGGCTTCTTTGCTACTGATAAAATACAATCCTCTTTATTTTTAATTTTCTCTTTATTTGCATTATCTCGCTCAAATTCTTCACGACTTCTTTTTTTAGCGCTGCTTTCTGTCTCTCCAAAATAAGGCGTATATCTATTTATAACAGAGCCAAGCCAAGAAAATATTCCACCAGCCTCTGACTGAGTTGCATTTCCACATTCTATATTTTTCAAGTCTTGGCATTCTTCTTGTAATTCACATACTTTCTGCGTTGCCTTCAGCTGCCGGGTAAATTCGGGGGAAAGTGATATATTACAGCCACTTTCAGTTAACATCTCTACGACACGATAACGAAAACTATCAAATAGCGCTGCATAATCATTGTCTAAATTCTTTAATAATCGTTCATCGTCACCAACATGCATGTTTGCAATATCTATTGCTTTAAAACCTGCAAAGAGAGCACAATTATATTTATCTCTTTGTTCACGTTTTGATAAACTATTATAGAGTACTCTAGAAAAACCCATATTTATAAAAAATTTTGCCAATTGCTGTTTGTATTTAGCATCCAAGCCAGCCCCTAAAGAATCATAATATTTGATATGTGCACACCGTTGTTCACCTTCTTGTGTGCATTGAACAACAGCAACTGTATAATGATTATCATCTTTTCGAAAAGGAATAATAAATTGATGACAGTTCTCAAATGAAATATGTTCATTTCCTTTATTACCAAGATAAGATTTCTCACTGCGTGCAATCCCTTCAAGATAATATAATAATAATGTATCTGAGCCGACGCCATTTTCTTTTAAAATTTTTGCGGCTTCTTGATTTGCTTCTCTATCTTGCGCAGAGCGCTTTGCTTCCTCTAAGTCTCGCTCTTCAAGTAATTCAGGAAAATCTTTTACTTCAGAGCGCTCAACCAAAGGCGTAGTATCTTTCACAAGATGTTGAAAACGTGGCTCTGTTAAGATCTTATTCACAACAAAATCTCGTGCCAATCGATAAAATGCATCTTGATTAAATACAGGAAAAATACCAAGTGTATTTACTAAATGTGCACGCGCCCCAACTAAATAGCGCAAAATACCATCGAGATGCTCTGCATCAAACCGTGAATGGCGCGTTACGATAGATGGAACTGTGTCACCCATCTGCGCACCTGGAATATTATGAAAATAAGAGATATGTTGTTCTTCAATGTATTGAATATAGCTTTGCGTTATCTCATCTTTACTTATCGCAATAAAAGCTTTGTCTAAAGCATTTTCATCATGACTGTCACTCTTACATAGCTTCTGGTCGCCTAACATACAAAACCTATCCCGTGCTATTCCTAAAATGATCGGATAGTATGAAAACAACAACATTCAATCAAGCAAAAGACGACCAACTTTCTT is part of the Candidatus Berkiella cookevillensis genome and harbors:
- a CDS encoding pyridoxal-dependent decarboxylase, whose translation is MEHSLLHSIKILKKEIVMDDLLCDFDTKNRAVKNLGAFSSTYMSKEAEEVFIKFSSINAVDSCAYPEIEEMSQYCGNFLLNMFHAASPERYQFFPTSGSSEAIFLAILLFKNHWKVHHPDSTIKPNLIIHQTSHVAFVSAAKALDVELKIIQKDYENLRWNLSQLKENIDKGTIGVVCTLGATTTLVMDEVEKINAVLESISEHSDYLIPIHVDAASGGFIAPFVHPDFIWDFRLSHVKSINVSSHKYGLVYPSLGWLCVDEMICDDNLKNENTYLGKSIKRLPLHFSHSASHVATQFYYFKNLGWSGYADIVKDLYQKNKLMVDALKEVPELEMLTPNHLFSIPGVIMRSSNEKHYDLQALSQYLIKLDWHLPVFNNNVVDEGASQTWAARIVIRYGLTEDLIYQLLGDIKGYFSSQFS
- a CDS encoding acyl-CoA thioesterase → MLNDLNSNNIFTLSFKVRDYECDMQGIVNNSVYLNYLEHTRHEFLDSIGLNFKKLTQREIYLVAIESQQKYRKSLESGDDFSVSCQMMLESKLRIKFIQEIYHAEKGLILQSSLIGVAINSSKKPILIDSFLKSNAVSD
- a CDS encoding GNAT family N-acetyltransferase → MGLTVAYLKDHPEYIPLVAKWIFETWGHYNPQARYEKTILKLHDHLNTESLPITYIALQDNKPVGTSSVRITDGIRPDLIPWLASLFVLPEYRGKGIAQALINAVKHKAQQLKYPTIYLLAFDQSIPQWYEKLGWQIIGNDALYGHSVKVMSIHIKT
- a CDS encoding SDR family oxidoreductase; translation: MTKAILITGCSRGIGLEFVKVYAQLGWQVYAIVRKSNPEFEKLVEKYSNIETITFDVTHFQAYEKLKKYFETKTIDVLINNAGIYGDQDQSIGNLNIDALQKVFMTNTFAPILMTQTVLDAILRGSTKTIVNITSRMGSIADNTSGQYYAYRSSKAALNAMMRSLQIDLQDKGVKVLVLHPGWVKTDMGGLNALIDTETSVKALYEVIEQAHKLPEMFYSYQKELLPW